A DNA window from Paenibacillus andongensis contains the following coding sequences:
- the carA gene encoding glutamine-hydrolyzing carbamoyl-phosphate synthase small subunit produces MQARLLLEDGTLFTGKSFGSEGESVGEVVFNTGITGYQEVLSDPSYCGQIVTMTYPLVGNYGVIRDDFESVRPFIHGFVVREHEEIPSNWRAQYTLGSLLKEYGIVGISGIDTRMLTRKIRHHGVMKSLLTTSNKSIAELTEILRGTPLMTDQVARVSTKSVYGAPGHKERIVLVDFGAKSGIIRDLSKRDCDVVVVPQDATAEQIRRLAPDGVLLSNGPGDPKDVPHAVEMIKGLLGDIPLFGICLGHQLFALACGADTDKLKFGHRGGNHPVKDLISGRCYITSQNHGYTVKEESVQGTDLEVTHINNNDRTIEGLKHKKYPAFSVQYHPEAAPGPFDSSYLFDDFISLIRQHKIDNPQQPRQAQMLAQWKASTASTSVKEELQYAKK; encoded by the coding sequence AATTACAGGTTATCAGGAGGTGCTTTCCGATCCTTCCTACTGCGGTCAAATCGTGACCATGACATATCCATTAGTGGGGAACTACGGTGTGATTCGGGATGATTTTGAATCCGTACGTCCTTTCATTCATGGCTTTGTCGTTCGTGAGCATGAAGAGATTCCTAGTAACTGGAGAGCGCAATATACACTGGGTAGCTTGCTGAAAGAATACGGCATCGTTGGGATCAGCGGCATCGATACGCGCATGTTAACTCGTAAAATCCGTCATCACGGCGTTATGAAAAGCCTTTTGACAACATCCAATAAATCGATTGCTGAGCTGACTGAAATCCTAAGAGGAACGCCTCTAATGACAGATCAAGTCGCTCGTGTATCCACGAAAAGTGTATACGGCGCACCTGGTCACAAAGAACGTATTGTTCTCGTTGACTTCGGAGCTAAAAGCGGAATCATCCGTGATCTTAGCAAACGTGACTGTGACGTTGTCGTTGTTCCTCAAGATGCTACAGCTGAACAAATTCGTCGCCTTGCGCCAGACGGCGTTCTGCTGTCTAACGGCCCTGGGGATCCGAAAGACGTACCTCACGCTGTCGAAATGATTAAAGGCTTACTCGGCGATATCCCGCTCTTCGGCATTTGCTTGGGGCATCAGCTGTTCGCACTAGCATGTGGCGCAGACACGGATAAACTGAAGTTCGGCCACCGCGGCGGTAACCATCCGGTAAAAGATTTAATTTCCGGACGCTGCTACATTACTTCACAAAACCATGGCTACACGGTTAAGGAAGAATCCGTCCAAGGAACTGACCTTGAAGTAACACACATCAACAATAATGATCGCACGATTGAAGGCTTGAAACATAAAAAATACCCTGCTTTCTCGGTTCAGTATCACCCAGAGGCAGCACCGGGTCCATTTGACTCCAGCTACTTGTTCGATGATTTCATCTCGCTGATTCGTCAGCACAAAATCGATAACCCACAGCAGCCGCGCCAAGCGCAAATGCTTGCACAGTGGAAAGCTTCCACGGCATCGACATCTGTGAAGGAGGAACTGCAATATGCCAAAAAATAA
- the carB gene encoding carbamoyl-phosphate synthase large subunit has translation MPKNNTLKKILVIGSGPIVIGQAAEFDYAGTQACQALKEEGMEVILINSNPATIMTDTNMADKVYIEPITLEFVTQIIRQERPDGLLPTLGGQTGLNMAVELARAGVLESENVKLLGTQLTAIEKAEDRDLFRDLMRELEQPVPDSVIVTTVAQAVDFANEIGFPIIVRPAYTLGGTGGGICNTMEELTEIVASGIRYSPIGQCLVERSIAGMKEVEYEVMRDANDNCIVVCNMENFDPVGVHTGDSIVVAPSQTLSDREYQMLRSASLKIIRALNIEGGCNVQYALDPHSFQYYVIEVNPRVSRSSALASKATGYPIAKMAAKIAIGYTLDELVNPVTGQTYACFEPALDYIVSKIPRWPFDKFTAANRKLGTQMKATGEVMAIGRTFEESIHKAVRSLEIGVHRLFLKETDLLDQETLEFRLQKPDDERLFLLAEAYRRGYTVEQLQNLTKIDWWFLNKLDGLIKFEAEIAAADLTAELLFEIKRKGFTDRAVAEIRALAGRSTFTKEADVRAFRLQQNIKPVYKMVDTCAAEFEASTPYYYSTYEQEDEVTETTKEKVVVLGSGPIRIGQGIEFDYSTVHAVWAIQAAGYEAVIINNNPETVSTDFNTSDRLYFEPLFFEDVMNVIERENPIGVIVQFGGQTAINLAAPLHKAGVRILGSDLESIDTAEDRKKFEALLSKLSIAQPPGGTVTSVDQAVGTAAKFGYPVIVRPSYVLGGRAMEIVYSDEELLSYMEYAVKINPEHPVLIDRYMLGKEVEVDAICDRETVLIPGIMEHVERAGVHSGDSIAVYPPQSISDEIKQKIIDITTKIGLELNVVGLVNIQFVIHNDEVYVIEVNPRSSRTVPFLSKVTNIPMANVATRVIMGQKLTDMGYQGGLWPEDKYVSVKVPVFSFAKLRRVDTTLGPEMKSTGEVMGRDINFAKALYKGLIGAGMKIPAAGSVVVTVADKDKEEAIEILKGFYRLGYKIIATGGTATAIEQAGLPVTTVNKLSEGSPNILDLIRSGDAQFVVNTLTKGKEPERDGFRIRREAVENGVVCMTSLDTVRALVNMLEAINFSSRAMPIHV, from the coding sequence ATGCCAAAAAATAATACACTCAAAAAGATTCTCGTTATCGGTTCCGGTCCTATCGTCATCGGTCAGGCAGCGGAATTTGACTATGCAGGTACGCAAGCTTGTCAAGCGCTTAAAGAAGAAGGCATGGAAGTTATCCTGATCAACAGCAACCCTGCTACGATCATGACGGATACGAACATGGCGGATAAAGTATATATCGAACCGATTACCCTTGAGTTTGTTACGCAAATTATTCGTCAAGAACGTCCGGATGGTTTGCTTCCAACACTCGGTGGTCAAACAGGTCTGAACATGGCTGTTGAGCTAGCTCGCGCAGGCGTTCTGGAAAGCGAGAACGTGAAGCTACTCGGAACACAGCTAACAGCAATTGAGAAGGCAGAGGATCGTGATCTTTTCAGAGACTTGATGAGAGAATTAGAGCAGCCTGTACCAGATAGCGTTATCGTAACGACAGTTGCTCAAGCGGTTGATTTTGCTAACGAAATCGGCTTTCCAATCATCGTTCGTCCTGCCTACACATTAGGTGGAACAGGCGGCGGTATCTGTAACACGATGGAAGAGTTGACGGAAATCGTTGCTTCCGGAATTCGTTACAGCCCAATCGGTCAATGTCTAGTAGAACGCAGTATTGCGGGCATGAAAGAAGTCGAGTACGAAGTAATGCGTGACGCGAACGATAACTGCATCGTGGTATGTAACATGGAGAACTTTGATCCAGTGGGTGTACATACCGGAGATAGTATCGTTGTGGCACCAAGCCAAACCTTGTCGGACCGTGAGTATCAAATGCTGCGTTCGGCTTCGCTTAAAATCATTCGCGCCTTGAACATCGAGGGTGGCTGTAACGTACAATACGCGCTTGATCCGCATAGCTTCCAATACTACGTAATCGAAGTGAACCCGCGTGTAAGCCGCTCTTCAGCGCTTGCATCCAAAGCAACGGGCTATCCGATTGCGAAGATGGCTGCGAAAATTGCGATTGGCTACACGCTCGATGAGCTAGTCAACCCAGTAACAGGCCAAACTTATGCGTGCTTCGAGCCAGCACTGGACTACATCGTTTCCAAAATTCCACGTTGGCCGTTCGATAAATTTACAGCGGCAAACCGTAAACTGGGTACGCAAATGAAAGCGACTGGCGAAGTTATGGCGATTGGCCGTACATTCGAAGAGTCCATTCATAAAGCGGTTCGTTCCTTAGAAATCGGCGTACATCGTTTGTTCCTAAAAGAGACGGATCTCTTAGATCAAGAAACCCTTGAGTTCCGCTTGCAAAAGCCTGACGATGAGCGTCTGTTCTTACTCGCAGAAGCGTATCGCAGAGGTTACACCGTAGAACAATTGCAGAATTTGACGAAGATTGACTGGTGGTTCTTGAACAAATTGGATGGTCTGATCAAATTCGAAGCTGAGATTGCTGCTGCTGATTTGACGGCTGAACTGCTGTTCGAAATCAAACGTAAAGGCTTTACAGACCGTGCAGTGGCTGAGATTCGCGCACTTGCAGGCAGATCGACATTCACCAAAGAAGCTGATGTGAGAGCATTCCGTCTACAACAAAATATCAAACCAGTTTACAAAATGGTAGATACTTGCGCAGCTGAATTCGAAGCATCAACACCATACTACTATTCCACTTATGAGCAAGAAGATGAAGTAACGGAAACAACGAAAGAGAAAGTGGTTGTTCTGGGTTCCGGTCCGATTCGTATCGGTCAAGGGATTGAGTTCGATTACTCCACGGTTCATGCGGTTTGGGCGATCCAAGCGGCAGGTTACGAAGCGGTTATTATCAACAATAACCCAGAAACGGTATCAACGGATTTTAACACGTCCGATCGCTTGTACTTCGAGCCACTGTTCTTTGAAGATGTGATGAATGTGATCGAACGCGAAAACCCAATCGGGGTTATCGTTCAATTCGGTGGTCAAACCGCGATTAACTTGGCTGCGCCTTTACACAAAGCAGGCGTACGCATTCTCGGTTCCGATCTCGAAAGTATTGATACTGCCGAAGATCGTAAGAAATTCGAAGCCTTACTAAGCAAGCTCTCCATTGCTCAACCACCAGGAGGCACTGTTACATCGGTTGACCAAGCCGTGGGTACAGCTGCGAAGTTCGGTTATCCGGTTATCGTTCGCCCATCCTACGTCTTAGGTGGACGCGCAATGGAAATCGTCTACTCCGATGAAGAATTGCTAAGCTATATGGAATATGCCGTGAAAATCAACCCTGAGCATCCGGTTCTGATTGACCGCTACATGCTTGGTAAAGAGGTAGAGGTTGATGCCATCTGCGATAGAGAAACGGTTCTAATCCCAGGGATTATGGAACATGTTGAACGCGCAGGGGTTCACTCCGGTGACTCCATCGCGGTTTATCCGCCGCAATCCATCTCGGATGAGATTAAACAAAAAATTATCGACATTACGACGAAAATCGGTCTTGAACTGAACGTAGTTGGTTTGGTCAACATTCAGTTCGTTATTCATAACGATGAAGTATACGTGATCGAGGTTAACCCGCGTTCTTCCAGAACTGTGCCTTTCTTAAGCAAAGTAACGAACATCCCGATGGCCAACGTGGCTACACGCGTCATTATGGGACAAAAGCTGACGGATATGGGCTACCAAGGCGGTTTATGGCCGGAAGACAAGTATGTATCGGTTAAAGTGCCAGTGTTCTCCTTTGCGAAGCTGCGCCGTGTTGATACAACTCTCGGACCTGAAATGAAATCGACGGGTGAGGTTATGGGTCGCGACATCAATTTTGCCAAAGCACTCTATAAAGGCTTAATTGGAGCGGGGATGAAAATTCCTGCGGCAGGATCTGTCGTCGTAACGGTAGCTGACAAAGATAAAGAAGAAGCGATTGAGATCTTAAAAGGCTTTTATCGTCTTGGTTATAAAATCATTGCAACAGGCGGAACGGCAACAGCGATCGAACAAGCTGGTCTTCCAGTGACGACGGTGAACAAGTTAAGCGAAGGTTCGCCTAACATTCTGGATCTCATCCGCAGCGGTGATGCACAGTTCGTGGTGAACACACTGACTAAAGGTAAAGAGCCAGAGCGCGACGGTTTCCGCATTCGTCGTGAAGCGGTGGAGAACGGTGTGGTTTGTATGACATCACTCGATACAGTAAGAGCGCTTGTTAATATGCTTGAAGCAATCAACTTCTCCTCGCGTGCAATGCCAATTCATGTCTAA
- the pyrF gene encoding orotidine-5'-phosphate decarboxylase → MVALDYANAEGAEGLLKQLEGIPCYVKVGMQLFYAAGPGFVASLKERGYKVFLDVKMHDIPNTVKGGAESVTRLGVDVFNVHAAGGKQMMEAALEGVDKGLSSGAARPIVIGVTQLTSTSVQVLNDEIGLTGTVEQAVIRYARLAHAAGLQGVVASPLEVTAIKAACGDGFVTVTPGIRPAGADVGDQSRIMTPAEAFAQGTDYVVIGRPITGAADPRAAIEAIIDSIL, encoded by the coding sequence ATGGTCGCTTTGGATTATGCGAACGCAGAAGGTGCTGAAGGGCTGCTAAAGCAGCTCGAAGGCATCCCTTGCTACGTGAAGGTGGGCATGCAGCTGTTCTATGCTGCAGGTCCCGGCTTCGTCGCGAGCCTAAAGGAGCGCGGCTACAAGGTGTTCCTCGATGTGAAGATGCATGACATTCCGAACACGGTCAAAGGCGGCGCGGAAAGCGTGACGCGCCTTGGGGTTGACGTGTTCAATGTCCATGCTGCCGGAGGCAAGCAGATGATGGAAGCCGCCTTGGAGGGTGTCGACAAGGGGCTAAGCTCTGGAGCTGCACGTCCGATCGTTATCGGCGTGACGCAATTAACCAGCACCAGCGTGCAGGTGCTGAATGATGAGATCGGCCTGACCGGTACTGTTGAGCAGGCCGTCATTCGCTATGCCCGCCTGGCGCATGCTGCGGGGCTTCAGGGTGTTGTCGCATCACCGCTTGAGGTGACTGCGATTAAGGCGGCGTGCGGTGACGGGTTCGTCACCGTGACGCCGGGCATTCGCCCTGCGGGAGCCGACGTGGGCGACCAGTCGCGCATCATGACGCCGGCTGAGGCGTTCGCGCAGGGGACGGACTACGTTGTGATCGGCCGACCGATCACAGGCGCAGCGGATCCAAGAGCAGCGATTGAAGCGATTATCGATTCAATCTTGTAG
- the pyrE gene encoding orotate phosphoribosyltransferase, with amino-acid sequence MSQLETIAQHIAASLLDIEAVALRPQQPFTWTSGLKSPIYCDNRLTMSHPAIREAIADGFAALIQEKFPDAEVVAGTATAGIPHAAWVAQKLGLPMIYIRDKAKGHGKENLIEGTVKQGQKVIVIEDLISTGGSSLKAAIAVKEAGAVALGVLAIFSYQLDKATEAFQAAEMPLYTLSNYSTLLEVALEKGRIKQEDMELLRSWRLNPAAFGV; translated from the coding sequence ATGAGTCAACTCGAAACAATCGCGCAGCATATTGCAGCGTCATTATTAGATATCGAAGCGGTAGCACTTCGACCGCAGCAGCCTTTTACATGGACTTCTGGCCTCAAATCGCCGATCTATTGTGACAATCGTCTGACGATGTCACACCCGGCTATTCGCGAAGCGATCGCTGACGGCTTCGCAGCATTGATTCAAGAGAAATTCCCGGATGCTGAAGTTGTTGCTGGTACGGCAACAGCGGGCATTCCTCATGCCGCTTGGGTGGCTCAGAAGCTTGGTCTTCCGATGATCTACATTCGTGATAAAGCCAAAGGACATGGCAAAGAGAACTTGATTGAAGGCACTGTGAAACAAGGTCAAAAAGTGATCGTGATTGAGGATCTTATCTCTACAGGCGGCAGTTCTTTGAAAGCAGCTATTGCTGTTAAAGAAGCTGGTGCAGTAGCGCTAGGCGTACTGGCGATTTTCTCCTACCAGCTAGATAAGGCTACAGAAGCGTTCCAAGCTGCTGAAATGCCACTGTACACACTCTCCAACTACTCTACACTGCTTGAAGTGGCTCTAGAGAAGGGGAGAATCAAACAAGAAGATATGGAATTGCTTCGTTCTTGGAGATTGAATCCTGCTGCGTTTGGTGTTTAG
- a CDS encoding putative motility protein — MNINSVLTAISGGDALKQAVGIQLLSKVSDMQAASSSTLVQDFAKSQQLVTASATPHLGGNLDIRI; from the coding sequence GTGAATATCAATAGTGTTCTGACTGCGATTAGTGGTGGAGACGCTTTGAAGCAAGCCGTTGGCATTCAGCTTTTAAGCAAAGTAAGTGATATGCAAGCAGCTTCATCTAGTACATTAGTACAGGATTTTGCTAAATCTCAACAGCTGGTTACCGCTTCTGCGACACCGCATTTGGGTGGCAATCTCGACATCCGCATATAA
- a CDS encoding LysR family transcriptional regulator — MDLTYFRTFREVARRKSFTRAAEELGYAQSSITMQIQKLEREYGVPLFERYGRQLRLTAPGESLLKLVLQMLDLYDQSKEMITSEVSGTLTIGTINSLAAYYLPPFLHVLKQQFPGLNIQLFPDSEASLITKVRDGDYDIGLLLDRYPADTTLACTKVREEPLVLVAPLEHPFTKRTQIQLSDFQQAEFIVTEEGCIYRGMFEKLLKDHAVPLQIGFELGNLETIKHCVMNGLGIALLPQIAVQNELEHGKLALLPFSHSDLKLDLQLLLHPKKWMSQPLQSFIELLTIKR; from the coding sequence ATGGATTTAACCTATTTCCGAACCTTTCGGGAGGTTGCACGGAGAAAGAGCTTTACACGAGCTGCTGAAGAATTGGGCTATGCGCAATCGAGTATTACGATGCAAATTCAGAAGTTGGAACGCGAGTATGGCGTACCTCTTTTCGAAAGATACGGCCGTCAACTGCGATTAACAGCACCCGGTGAAAGTTTGCTAAAGTTGGTCTTGCAGATGCTTGATCTCTATGATCAATCCAAAGAAATGATAACAAGCGAAGTCAGCGGAACACTGACGATCGGTACGATTAACTCACTTGCTGCTTACTATCTACCACCTTTTTTACATGTACTGAAACAACAATTTCCTGGACTGAATATCCAGCTCTTCCCTGACAGTGAAGCTTCCCTCATTACCAAAGTCAGAGATGGAGACTATGACATTGGACTCCTACTAGATCGTTATCCTGCAGATACCACACTTGCTTGTACAAAGGTTAGGGAAGAACCATTAGTTTTGGTGGCACCGCTTGAGCATCCGTTCACGAAACGAACACAGATTCAACTAAGCGATTTTCAGCAAGCCGAATTTATCGTTACAGAAGAGGGCTGCATATATCGAGGCATGTTTGAAAAGTTGCTAAAAGATCATGCTGTCCCGCTTCAAATTGGATTTGAGCTCGGTAATTTAGAAACCATTAAGCATTGCGTCATGAATGGGCTTGGTATCGCTCTACTGCCTCAAATTGCCGTACAAAACGAACTGGAACACGGGAAATTAGCCCTTCTTCCTTTTTCACATTCGGACTTAAAATTGGACCTTCAACTGCTGCTGCACCCCAAAAAGTGGATGTCCCAGCCCTTGCAGTCGTTCATCGAATTGCTGACGATAAAAAGATGA
- the dapA gene encoding 4-hydroxy-tetrahydrodipicolinate synthase, with product MLREKDLHGIYVPIVTPFDEEYEVDAASFYNLAYNLFQDEVDGLVVNGTTGESPTITNEEMAILFATAQAAREAAQADASIIVGTGTNDTLSTVKKTAAAWKLGADAVLVVVPYYNRPSQQGIIEHFRRVASVGVPVILYEVPHRTGVTLELDTVRTILELDGVIGMKDSTPNTRLVSELSRIGSKPVLCGEDSLLYDALSSGAKGIMSASANVMTERFVSFYRHFEAGQHEMSKQLFDELLPLIRLLFEEPNPAPLKWLLEQQGIIESGTLRLPLLSVTEGLQKKLAAYLQR from the coding sequence ATGTTAAGAGAGAAAGACTTGCATGGGATCTATGTTCCAATAGTTACGCCATTTGATGAGGAATACGAGGTAGATGCAGCCTCTTTTTATAATCTGGCTTACAATTTGTTTCAAGATGAGGTAGATGGACTGGTCGTTAATGGAACGACCGGGGAATCGCCGACGATTACAAATGAGGAGATGGCAATCTTATTCGCGACGGCTCAAGCAGCTCGCGAGGCTGCGCAAGCAGATGCTTCGATCATTGTTGGTACAGGAACGAATGATACGTTGTCCACGGTGAAAAAGACTGCGGCTGCTTGGAAATTAGGGGCAGATGCTGTTTTAGTCGTTGTGCCTTACTATAATAGGCCGAGTCAACAAGGGATCATTGAACATTTTCGCCGAGTAGCAAGCGTAGGTGTGCCTGTCATTTTATATGAAGTACCGCATCGGACAGGTGTGACGTTGGAACTTGATACTGTGCGTACGATACTTGAACTCGATGGAGTCATAGGTATGAAAGACAGTACGCCGAACACTCGATTGGTGTCCGAGCTTTCACGTATTGGTTCAAAACCTGTCTTGTGTGGGGAGGATTCATTGCTTTATGACGCGCTAAGCTCCGGTGCTAAAGGGATTATGAGTGCATCAGCGAATGTAATGACGGAGCGTTTTGTATCGTTTTATCGGCATTTTGAAGCTGGACAGCACGAGATGAGCAAACAGCTATTCGATGAGTTGCTGCCACTCATTCGATTACTTTTCGAAGAGCCAAATCCAGCACCACTCAAATGGTTGCTTGAGCAGCAAGGTATCATTGAATCCGGAACACTGCGATTGCCGCTGCTTTCGGTTACAGAAGGTTTGCAGAAGAAGTTAGCTGCTTATTTACAAAGATGA
- a CDS encoding RidA family protein, which yields MNRTRVFTGSPWEPVVGYCRAIRVGNRIEVAGTTAMRDGEVVGIGNPYEQARFVLQTIEQALHELGGQMSDVIRTRMFVTDISLWEEFGRAHGEFFRDVQPVATMVEVKALIDPLLLIEIEVEALLIEEIVENLK from the coding sequence ATGAATCGGACTAGGGTTTTTACAGGCTCACCTTGGGAACCTGTTGTAGGCTATTGTCGGGCGATTCGGGTGGGGAATCGCATCGAGGTTGCTGGCACAACAGCAATGAGGGATGGAGAGGTCGTTGGTATTGGTAATCCGTATGAACAAGCGAGGTTCGTCCTTCAGACGATTGAGCAGGCGCTGCATGAACTCGGGGGGCAAATGTCAGACGTGATTCGAACGCGGATGTTTGTAACGGATATATCCTTATGGGAGGAATTTGGCAGGGCACATGGGGAGTTTTTCCGCGATGTACAGCCTGTGGCGACGATGGTTGAAGTAAAGGCTTTAATTGATCCTTTGTTATTGATAGAGATTGAGGTTGAAGCTCTTTTGATAGAGGAAATTGTGGAAAATTTGAAATAA
- a CDS encoding IS4 family transposase, translating into MKKSTMFSNILQTIIPKEEILPLINEAGYVDSARKFTVYDLFLFLSQAALQQWDGYRDGEKRMSSSGLATVDHSTISKKAKDVPFELFKQLLSLMIQKCNRPTRRRLRIPKELLVVDSTKITVGIGRLPWAPLKGEKAGIKLHVSLIADTGKLHKVTETTGYRPDISSCEDVLDDCFILVADRAYGKHRKFDDYLEQKQYFVIRLRDNTHFHEPELRTRKRPYAGTLEQDLTCQLGTASTLSKNRFRVVILKDPHGNPVILATNLHRPSAEKIADMYKKRWQIEVFFRWIKQHLNVPTLFGTTPNAIYGQLYSALLVYVLLKFVFDQGNAIVHPSAKLSFAEFDRLFSMNELQPEWTVYLTSNLTFP; encoded by the coding sequence ATGAAAAAGTCTACTATGTTCTCGAATATTCTGCAAACAATTATACCGAAAGAAGAAATTCTACCTCTCATCAATGAGGCCGGTTACGTTGACTCTGCAAGGAAATTCACTGTTTATGATCTCTTTCTATTTTTGTCCCAAGCCGCGCTTCAGCAATGGGACGGTTACCGCGACGGAGAAAAACGGATGTCATCTTCTGGTCTAGCCACAGTGGATCATTCTACGATTTCTAAAAAAGCTAAAGATGTACCATTCGAATTATTCAAACAGCTGCTTAGTCTCATGATTCAAAAATGTAATCGACCAACCCGTCGCCGCCTGCGTATCCCAAAGGAATTACTAGTTGTCGATTCAACCAAGATTACTGTTGGGATAGGACGATTGCCATGGGCACCACTAAAAGGGGAGAAAGCTGGGATAAAACTTCATGTTTCGCTTATTGCGGATACAGGCAAGTTGCATAAAGTAACGGAGACAACCGGGTATCGTCCTGATATTTCCAGTTGTGAAGACGTACTTGACGACTGCTTCATACTTGTAGCAGACCGCGCTTATGGTAAGCACAGAAAGTTTGATGACTATCTTGAGCAAAAACAATATTTCGTGATTCGGCTCAGAGATAACACCCATTTTCATGAACCAGAACTGAGAACACGTAAACGTCCTTATGCTGGGACTCTTGAACAAGACTTAACATGTCAGTTGGGGACAGCATCGACGCTCTCAAAGAATAGATTTCGTGTTGTTATCCTAAAGGATCCGCATGGTAATCCAGTTATTCTCGCTACCAATTTACACAGACCATCTGCTGAGAAAATCGCTGACATGTATAAAAAGCGGTGGCAGATTGAAGTGTTTTTTCGTTGGATTAAGCAACATTTGAATGTGCCCACTCTATTTGGAACAACTCCAAATGCCATTTATGGTCAGCTATACTCGGCTTTGTTGGTATATGTATTACTTAAATTTGTGTTCGACCAGGGAAATGCCATCGTTCATCCGAGTGCGAAGTTGTCTTTTGCCGAATTTGATCGGTTATTCAGTATGAACGAATTGCAACCAGAATGGACGGTTTATTTGACAAGCAATTTAACCTTCCCTTGA
- a CDS encoding GNAT family N-acetyltransferase, protein MSTNHLTIRDASLEDLAEIVRIYNSTIEGRMVTADTEPVTTASREGWFHEHTADFRPLWVLENGSGICGWLSFQSFYGRPAYNATAEVSIYVDEAFRGQGIGRYLMEHAIAASPRLGLKTLLGFIFGHNDPSLHLFRKFGFTNWAHLPGVAELDGIERDLIILGKRVG, encoded by the coding sequence ATGAGTACGAATCACCTAACGATTCGCGATGCCAGCTTGGAAGACTTAGCAGAAATAGTGCGAATTTACAATTCGACCATTGAAGGACGCATGGTTACAGCAGATACAGAACCCGTGACTACGGCCAGTCGCGAAGGTTGGTTCCATGAACACACTGCGGATTTCCGCCCATTATGGGTATTGGAAAACGGAAGTGGCATTTGTGGCTGGCTCAGTTTCCAGTCCTTCTATGGCCGCCCCGCCTACAATGCTACAGCGGAAGTCAGCATTTATGTCGATGAAGCTTTTCGCGGCCAAGGCATTGGTCGTTACCTGATGGAACATGCGATAGCCGCTAGTCCAAGGCTGGGACTGAAGACGCTGCTCGGCTTCATTTTCGGTCATAATGATCCGAGCCTCCACCTTTTCCGTAAATTCGGCTTCACCAACTGGGCTCATTTGCCTGGTGTTGCTGAACTTGACGGAATCGAACGCGACCTCATCATCCTTGGTAAACGAGTAGGCTAA